Proteins encoded by one window of Lathyrus oleraceus cultivar Zhongwan6 chromosome 1, CAAS_Psat_ZW6_1.0, whole genome shotgun sequence:
- the LOC127115336 gene encoding uncharacterized protein LOC127115336, whose amino-acid sequence MERVFLACIGVQRQCNVTENNLKKVQEEIDHYGVSQMNQGGPSHQFRLRPRPFKRRQVEHARPNHPPQCQVCKKSHSGRCARSEIRCFKCQGEGHVVRECPQNKVQMQGKSIDQVYMLGAKKAKSNNALIAGTSLVNNHPCFVLFDCGAIHSFVSIRCMKRLGLQAIPLSPPMVVTTVMDDVVETPLICENCSLSVNGRIFQIDLICLPLKKVDVVLGMDWLTVNSVFIGCKEKLIIIPYSEVTPKDVLTTILEGTVGMVNFLFEKEKSVLLVLTKESSDNLSVTQIPVVCEFPEVFPEDVTSLPPEREVEFSIDLIPGTAPISISLYRMAPLELRELKNQLEELLTNHFI is encoded by the coding sequence ATGGAAAGAGTGTTCCTTGCCTGTATAGGGGTGCAAAGACAATGTAATGTGACTGAGAATAATTTGAAAAAGGTTCAAGAAGAGATTGATCACTATGGAGTTAGCCAGATGAACCAGGGAGGACCAAGTCATCAGTTTAGGCTTAGACCTCGACCCTTCAAAAGAAGACAGGTGGAACATGCAAGACCTAACCATCCTCCGCAATGTCAAGTATGTAAGAAGTCTCATTCTGGAAGATGTGCTAGAAGTGAAATTAGGTGTTTTAAGTGTCAAGGGGAAGGTCACGTGGTTAGAGAGTGTCCACAAAATAAGGTTCAGATGCAGGGAAAGAGTATCGATCAGGTTTATATGTTGGGCGCAAAGAAGGCTAAAAGCAACAATGCCTTAATTGCTGGTACGTCTCTCGTCAATAATCATCCTTGTTTTGTATTATTTGATTGTGGGGCGATACACTCTTTTGTATCAATTCGGTGCATGAAGCGTCTTGGCTTGCAAGCAATTCCCTTGTCTCCTCCTATGGTGGTTACTACCGTCATGGATGATGTGGTTGAGACACcgttgatttgtgaaaattgttcgCTCTCGGTGAATGGTAGAATTTTCCAGATTGATCTTATTTGTTTACCACTTAAGAAGGTTGACGTGGTTTTAGGGATGGATTGGCTTACCGTCAATTCGGTGTTTATTGGATGTAAAGAGAAGTTGATTATCATTCCATATAGTGAAGTTACTCCAAAGGATGTATTAACTACTATCTTGGAAGGTACGGTTGGTATGGTTAATTTCTTATTTGAGAAGGAAAAGTCAGTTCTCTTGGTTCTTACCAAGGAATCTAGCGATAACCTGAGTGTTACACAAATTCCTGTCGTTTGTGAATTTCCAGAAGTTTTCCCTGAGGATGTCACCTCTCTTCCTCCTGAAAGGGAAGTGGAATTCTCTATTGATTTGATACCTGGGACGGCTCCAATCTCCATTTCTCTGTATCGCATGGCGCCCCTCGAGTTGAGAGAGTTGAAGAATCAATTGGAAGAATTGTTAACCAATCATTTCATCTGA